In bacterium, the following proteins share a genomic window:
- a CDS encoding protein kinase, protein MIDAYVDANKRYRILNELGAGGFARVMLCRDRISREVRAVKVANRMGDESLLREARGLRFLSHPGIVRVHDVGEDERGRLYMVMDYVEGPTLRDFLEFHHKLPAAVALDMAVEVAEAIEAIHADGLVHRDLTPSNIILDRRTFRPVVCDFGIARDLGLTTQTGSAAGTLAYMPPEQMRGRATARTDVFALGVVLFEMLTGLCPWGEARTAIIAYRILRFDRRRLARQMGLVPEKLRPVLMRAMARDPHERFPSMAAFRRALGEAAPRRRGRTMEQLLDAYYDIRRVCAGCGADLITHMRYCPECADRKRLVWADQLPTRCPRCGWEKSPTWAYCAWCGAECLRPREGKDLLAARGKCPACRKATPLYARFCPHCRERLSWDVEFKIPCPKCGWGVSAKWRGCPWCGRKLQRRRKGAPLEEPAAPPATAGAAPAVASRKSG, encoded by the coding sequence TTGATCGACGCCTACGTGGACGCCAACAAGCGGTACCGGATCCTCAACGAACTCGGCGCCGGAGGGTTCGCGCGGGTCATGCTGTGCCGCGACCGGATCTCCCGCGAGGTCCGCGCCGTCAAGGTCGCCAACCGGATGGGCGACGAATCGCTGCTGCGCGAGGCGCGCGGCCTGCGCTTCCTCTCCCACCCCGGGATCGTCCGCGTCCACGACGTCGGCGAGGACGAGCGCGGCCGGCTCTACATGGTCATGGACTACGTCGAGGGGCCGACGCTGCGCGACTTCCTCGAGTTCCACCACAAGCTGCCGGCCGCCGTCGCGCTCGACATGGCGGTCGAGGTCGCCGAGGCGATCGAGGCGATCCACGCCGACGGCCTCGTGCACCGCGACCTCACGCCGTCGAACATCATCCTCGACCGGCGCACGTTCCGCCCCGTGGTCTGCGACTTCGGCATCGCCCGCGACCTCGGCCTGACGACGCAGACCGGCTCGGCCGCGGGCACGCTCGCCTACATGCCGCCGGAGCAGATGCGCGGCCGGGCCACGGCGCGCACCGACGTCTTCGCCCTCGGCGTCGTGCTGTTCGAAATGCTGACCGGCCTCTGCCCGTGGGGCGAGGCGCGCACGGCGATCATCGCCTACCGCATCCTGCGCTTCGACCGGCGCCGCCTCGCGCGGCAGATGGGGCTCGTGCCGGAGAAGCTCCGCCCCGTCCTGATGCGCGCCATGGCCCGCGACCCGCACGAGCGGTTCCCCTCGATGGCCGCCTTCCGCCGCGCGCTCGGCGAGGCGGCGCCGCGGCGGCGCGGCCGGACGATGGAGCAGCTCCTCGACGCCTACTACGACATCCGCCGGGTCTGCGCCGGCTGCGGCGCCGACCTGATCACCCACATGCGGTACTGCCCCGAGTGCGCCGACCGCAAGCGGCTCGTCTGGGCCGACCAGCTGCCGACCCGCTGTCCGCGCTGCGGCTGGGAGAAGTCGCCGACCTGGGCCTACTGCGCCTGGTGCGGCGCGGAGTGCCTGCGGCCGCGCGAAGGGAAGGACCTTCTCGCCGCGCGCGGCAAGTGCCCGGCCTGCCGCAAGGCGACGCCGCTCTACGCCCGCTTCTGCCCCCACTGCCGCGAGCGCCTCAGCTGGGACGTCGAGTTCAAGATCCCCTGCCCGAAGTGCGGCTGGGGCGTTTCGGCGAAGTGGCGCGGCTGCCCGTGGTGCGGGCGGAAGCTCCAGCGGCGGCGGAAGGGCGCGCCGCTCGAGGAACCGGCCGCGCCGCCCGCGACGGCGGGCGCGGCGCCCGCCGTCGCCTCGCGCAAGTCCGGCTGA